From Streptomyces sp. TLI_053, a single genomic window includes:
- a CDS encoding citrate synthase 2 produces the protein MSDFVPGLEGVVAFESEIAEPDREGGALRYRGVDIDDLVGNVSFGHVWGLLVDGKFNPGLPAAEPFPIPVHSGDIRVDVQSALAMLAPVWGLKPLLDIDAEQARDDLARAAVMALSYVAQSARGQGLPMVPQSEIDKAETVVERFMIRWRGEPDPKHVKAIDAYWTSAAEHGMNASTFTARVIASTGADVAAALSGAVGAMSGPLHGGAPSRVLGMIEEIERTGDATAWVKNALDKGERLMGFGHRVYRAEDPRARVLRRTAKELGAPRFEVAEALEKAALEELHNRRPDRVLATNVEFWAAIMLDFAEVPAHMFTSMFTCARTAGWSAHILEQKRTGRLVRPAARYIGPGPRSPRDIEGFEAIAG, from the coding sequence ATGTCCGACTTCGTACCCGGGCTCGAAGGCGTCGTCGCTTTCGAGAGCGAGATCGCCGAACCCGACCGTGAAGGCGGCGCCCTGCGGTACCGAGGCGTCGACATCGACGACCTGGTTGGCAATGTCTCCTTCGGTCACGTCTGGGGCCTGCTGGTCGACGGCAAGTTCAACCCCGGCCTGCCGGCCGCCGAGCCGTTCCCGATCCCCGTCCACTCCGGCGACATCCGGGTCGACGTGCAGTCCGCCCTCGCCATGCTCGCCCCGGTCTGGGGCCTCAAGCCGCTCCTGGACATCGACGCCGAGCAGGCCCGCGACGACCTCGCCCGCGCCGCCGTGATGGCGCTGTCCTACGTCGCCCAGTCCGCCCGCGGCCAGGGCCTGCCGATGGTCCCGCAGAGCGAGATCGACAAGGCCGAGACCGTGGTCGAGCGGTTCATGATCCGCTGGCGCGGCGAGCCGGACCCGAAGCACGTCAAGGCCATCGACGCCTACTGGACCTCCGCCGCCGAGCACGGCATGAACGCCTCCACGTTCACCGCCCGCGTCATCGCCTCCACCGGTGCCGACGTCGCGGCCGCCCTGTCCGGCGCCGTCGGCGCGATGTCCGGCCCGCTGCACGGCGGCGCCCCGTCCCGCGTGCTCGGCATGATCGAGGAGATCGAGCGCACCGGCGACGCGACCGCCTGGGTCAAGAACGCCCTGGACAAGGGCGAGCGCCTGATGGGCTTCGGCCACCGCGTCTACCGCGCCGAGGACCCGCGCGCCCGCGTGCTGCGCCGCACCGCCAAGGAGCTCGGCGCGCCGCGCTTCGAGGTCGCCGAGGCGCTGGAGAAGGCCGCGCTGGAGGAGCTGCACAACCGCCGCCCCGACCGCGTGCTGGCCACCAACGTCGAGTTCTGGGCCGCCATCATGCTGGACTTCGCCGAGGTCCCGGCGCACATGTTCACCTCGATGTTCACCTGCGCCCGGACCGCCGGCTGGTCGGCGCACATCCTGGAGCAGAAGCGCACCGGCCGCCTCGTGCGCCCCGCCGCGCGCTACATCGGCCCCGGCCCGCGCAGCCCCCGCGACATCGAGGGCTTCGAGGCCATCGCCGGCTGA